A region from the Acyrthosiphon pisum isolate AL4f chromosome A1, pea_aphid_22Mar2018_4r6ur, whole genome shotgun sequence genome encodes:
- the LOC103307934 gene encoding piggyBac transposable element-derived protein 3-like, whose amino-acid sequence MNEEGQFPNEVLETLLAEFDATETFFENETNDEPNAEVDLNLNYTHQVLNYFDKILRMDVTAKNEIKWVSQPFVPPKLSIDDIMQDLPIYIDIPSPLHYFNRYFSDSDFETMALFTNMYAHQNTSSWKKNTDKIYEIRTFIALHILTGCLRFARISMYWDTFIGINVFMNNMSRNRFYSLRSNFHVIDNMKIPNGNKDRFVKVRPMFDCVLKRCRELVKERNLSIDEQIVPFTGHLNVKQYCKGKPNPWGIKIFMLCGASGVIYDFIIYQGSETEFCPRFKNKFGLGASVVLQLTEHIEENKHFLFFDNYFASYNLFEVLLQRKIFAASTIRVDRFSKPPFLNDKVLASIGKGATHEIRNDENTIALLKWYDSKSVHMASNFIASGNVDNVERWDKKSKKYDTVERPEVIQLYNKSMGGVDKIDQLIAYYRIFLKSKKWTLRMVFHSIDMAICNSWLEYLQDCNLLGIEKKKQMDLLHFKMRLADNLINLGRSDNIKRPRGRPISASTPSPSPPSKKKTAKESKPYQETRYDNIGHLPTSGEKQRCKMENCNVTSTIVFMC is encoded by the exons ATGAACGAAGAAG gaCAATTTCCGAATGAAGTTTTGGAAACACTACTTGCGGAGTTTGATGCGActgaaacattttttgaaaatgaaaccAATGATGAGCCAAATGCCGAGGTTGATTTAAATCTTAACTATACACATCAGGTATTGAACTATTTTGATAAGATTTTACGAATGGATGTTACtgcaaaaaatgaaataaaatgggTCTCACAACCTTTCGTCCCTCCAAAACTTTCAATCGACGATATTATGCAAGATTTACCAATATACATTGACATTCCTTCACCATTACATTATTTCAATCGTTATTTTTCCGATAGTGATTTTGAAACTATGgcattatttacaaatatgtatGCACATCAAAATACGTCCTCGTGGAAAAAAAATACCGATAAAATATATGAGATACGAACTTTTATTGCGTTACATATACTGACTGGTTGTTTACGTTTTGCTAGAATTTCGATGTACTGGGATACATTTATCGGAATAAacgtttttatgaataatatgtcaAGAAATCGTTTTTATTCTCTTAGGTCTAATTTTCACGTTAtagataatatgaaaattcCAAATGGTAATAAAGATCGATTTGTAAAAGTTCGTCCCATGTTTGATTGCGTTCTAAAAAGATGTAGAGAATTAGTAAAAGAGCGTAACCTATCAATCGATGAACAGATTGTTCCATTCACTGGCCATTTAAATGTGAAACAATATTGCAAGGGAAAACCAAATCCGTGGGGCATTAAAATTTTCATGTTGTGTGGCGCCAGTGgcgtaatttatgattttattatctatCAAGGCAGCGAGACCGAATTTTGTCctcgatttaaaaataaatttggtttAGGCGCTTCAGTTGTTCTACAACTAACAGAACATATCGAAGAAAATAAGCACTTTTTATTCTTCGATAATTATTTTGCTAGTTATAATTTGTTCGAAGTATTGTTGCAACGGAAAATATTTGCAGCATCAACCATACGAGTGGATAGATTTTCAAAGCCCCCGTTTTTGAACGATAAAGTGCTTGCTTCCATAGGGAAAGGGGCAACACATGAAATTCGCAATGATGAAAATACTATCGCACTGTTAAAATGGTATGACAGTAAATCGGTTCACATGGCATCAAATTTTATTGCATCTGGAAATGTAGACAATGTCGAACGGTgggataaaaaatcaaaaaaatatgatacagtTGAACGTCCAGAAGTAATTCAACTTTATAATAAAAGCATGGGCGGTGTTGATAAAATTGATCAATTGATAGCCTACTaccgaatttttttaaaatcgaaaaaatggaCTTTGCGTATGGTTTTTCATTCAATTGACATGGCGATCTGCAATTCGTGGTTGGAGTATTTACAAGATTGTAATTTGTtgggaattgaaaaaaaaaagcaaatggATTTACTGCATTTTAAAATGAGGCTTGCAGACAATCTTATAAATTTGGGAAGATCTGACAATATAAAACGACCTCGAGGACGACCAATTAGCGCTTCAACTCCATCGCCTTCACCACCATCAAAAAAGAAAACGGCAAAAGAATCAAAGCCGTATCAAGAAACACGTTATGATAACATAGGACATTTGCCAACTTCTGGAGAAAAACAGAGATGCAAAATGGAGAATTGTAACG